The stretch of DNA CGAAAGTGTCAGGGCAGTTATCCTTAGCCACAGGGGATTCTNTTTGGCCGGTTTGAAATGCCGGCCTAACGGTGCTTGTGGTCCGCTAGGCCTNNGCTGCGGGGCTACTGAGAGTGTGATCAGCCCCTTTTCGGCACGGCGACGCCCCATGAATAAACCTTTCACTGTGAATAATGACTTTCAAGAGTTTAGCGGCGAACTCTGGGAACATCCCCAAGCCACACGGACATGCCGGAAGAGCTTCTTACGAACTTGCCTGAAGAGCTTCTAACGGACTTGCCTGACGGCGGCCCGTTGGGGCCGCCCACCACCTAGAACCCTAGCTTGACAAGCTGCTTCGGATCCCGCTGCCAGTCCTTTGCGACCTTAACGTGGAGGTCCAAGTAGATTCTGGTCCCCAGCAACGCCTCGATCCCTTTCCGGGCATTGGTACCCACCTCACGCAGCCGGGCACCACCTTTACCAATAATGATGGCCTTCTGCGACGGGCGCTCAACATAGAGGTTGACACGCACATCCAGCAACGGGCTGTCCTCCGTGCGGCCCTCGCGNGGCAAAATCTCTTCAACAACAACAGCCAGAGAGTGCGGAAGTTCATCGCGCACACCTTCAAGTGCGGCTTCGCGGATCAGCTCAGCGACCATGACAGCCTCGGGCTCATCTGTCAGCTCGCCGTCGGGGTACAGTGCTGGTGAGAGCGGCAGGTACTCGGCAAAGACCTTCGCAAGGGTTTCCACCTGAAAATCTTCTACCGCTGAGACAGGCACGACGGCGGCGAATCCCCGCTCACCGATGACCACACGTCCTAGCGCTTCAACGGCGATCAGCTGGTCGGTGACGGCTTGGCGGTCCACGGTGTCGGTCTTGGTCACGATGGCCACGACAGGCTTATTACCCACTTGACCTAGTTGCGTGGCAATGTAGCGGTCCCCGGGGCCGATCTTTTCATTGGCCGGCAGGCAGAAACCAATGACATCCACCTCGGAGAGAGTATCGGCAACAAGGTCATTGAGGCGCTTACCCAGAAGGGTGCGCGGCCTGTGCAGTCCTGGTGTATCCACCAGAACAAGCTGGAACTCATCCCGGTGGACGATACCGCGAATGGTGTGACGGGTTGTCTGCGGCTTGGCGGAAGTGATGGCAACTTTTGCCCCNACCAACGCGTTGGTCAATGTTGATTTGCCTGCGTTGGGACGGCCGGCAAGAACAGCAAAACCTGCGCGAAACCCNTCACCCTTGGCTTCAATCAGCCCTAATTTAGCTTTTGACTTACTCATGATCGCTCCTGTGCTGCTGTTCGGTGGGGTGGCACCTGCCGGCGTGCCGCCGTCGTTCTTAAAATCGGTATTTTAAACTCTGTGCTCTTGGAAATCTGTGCGCCATATCCCTGGGAAGGTCCGGCACCTGCTGTACTGCCATTGTGTGCCGGTTCAATGACGCTGGCAATGACGTGGCTTACCCTATTGCGGGAGGCCTCCATTCGATCAGCCACCAGCAAGATGCCGTTCACCTGCACACTGTTGCCCACGGACGGGATCTTGCCCAAGTGCTTGGCCATGAAACCGCCCACTGTATCCACTTCGTCGTCGTCAAGGTCCTTGCCGAAGAGCTCGCCCAGTTCATCAACTGCCATGCGGGCTGTGATCCGGAATCTGCCATCGCCGAGGTTCTGCACTTCAGGAGAGACAAGGTCATATTCGTCGGCAATTTCGCCAACAATCTCCTCAATCAAGTCCTCGAGTGTGACAAGACCTGCCGTGCCGCCGTATTCATCCACCACAATGGCCACGTGAGTGGATTCATGCTGCAGTTCCTTAAGTAGGTCATCAACAGGCTTTGACTCCGGGACGTACCGGACACTGCGGGCTAGGTGTTCAACCGGCGGGCGGGCTACATGATCCTCCAGCCGGTGCAGTGTAGCCACCACGTCTTTCAGGTAGAGGATGCCCAGGATGTGATCGGTACTTCCGCTGATGACGGGGATGCGCGAATATCCTGAGTTGAGGAAAACTTCCAGCGCCTCTTCCAAGCTAATGTCCTGATCAATACTGACAATGTCCATACGTGGCACCATGACGGCCCGGACCATGGTTTCACCGAAGTCAAAGACGCTGTGGATGAGCTCAGCCTCATTGTCCTCGATCATTTCTGATTCGCTGGCACGATCAACAAACTCGCGGAATTCCTCTTCGCTGACAAAGGCGTCGTGTGCTGAAGTAGAGTCCTTCGTCATGATCGAACCCAGGCGGATGAGCCATTCCGGGACGGGTCCAAGTATGCGCCGTAACCCGTGAACAAGCCACGCTGTTCTGCCGATGAGTGCAGTTGCATGCAGCCGTCCCAGCCTGCGCGGGGAAACGCCCACAAGTANAAAGCCAAAGATTGCCATCACAACTGTCGCAATGAGTCCGGCGATCCATTCGTTTCCCAGCAAGCCCACGAGGAAGATCGCCACGGCCACGGCCGCCGCCATCTCGAACCAAACACGCCNAAAGCGCACGGCGTTAATGTGCGCCAACGGTTGAGATAGGACCTTGTCAAGCGATGAGCCACGCCCATGAGCCGTAACAGTTTCGGCGTCATGGCGAGGAANAAAGTTAAGCGCTGATTCAAGTGCGGCCAAGAAGGCTGCGATGGCCGTGAAGAAAACTCCCATGACCGGTAAAACCACAAGCGTCACTTCATTGTCTCCCGGGGCTTCCTGCCCAGGAAGTTGGAGAGGAGTTCACGCTGGATCCCAAACATCTCCTCCTTTTCTTCCGGTTCACCGTGATCGTAACCCATCAAATGCAACATGCCATGAGTGGTCAAAAGCAGCAGTTCTTCTTCCATGGAGTGGCCAGCGGCCACCGCTTGTTCCTGGGCAATCACCGGGCAGAGCACAATGTCACCCAGCAGGCCCGCAGGNGTGGGCATCGCTGCCGTGCCGGGGCGCAGTTCATCCATAGGGAAAGACAGGACATCGGTAGCTCCTGGCTCATCCATCCATTCAATATGCAGCTTCTCCATGGTGTCCACATCGGCAAGAATCACCGATACCTCTGTTTGTGGGTGGAGGAACATGGCAGCCAAGATGTGCTTGATGAGCCGAACTAGCTCTTCCTGGCGCACCTCCACGCCTGATTCGTTGTTGATTTCGATACTCATCGGGAGGTGCTTTCCTTCGGTGTCATGGAACTGGGATGAGCGTCATCCCAGTTGTTGTAGGCGCTAACTATTGCCCCTACCAAACGGTGCCTCACCACGTCCGTGGCGTCCAAGATGGAAAAATGAATGTCGTCGAGGCCTTCTAAGATTTCCTTGACCACACGGAGTCCGGACCTAGTGCCGGTGGGCAGATCTACCTGCGTGATGTCACCTGTGACAACAATTCTGGAGCCAAAGCCCAACCGTGTCAGGAACATCTTCATTTGCTCCGNGGTGGTGTTCTGGGCCTCGTCCAAAATAATGAAGGCGTCATTGAGCGTGCGTCCGCGCATATATGCCAAGGNGGCAACTTCTATGGTGCCAGCTGCCATGAGCCGGGGAATGGTTTCAGGGTCCATCATGTCGTGCAGTGCGTCGTATAGCGGACGGAGATAAGGGTCAATTTTATCGTTCAGTGTGCCGGGCAGGAAACCCAACCGCTCACCCGCCTCCACCGCAGGACGGGTCAGGATAATACGGCTAACGTCCTTGTTCTGCAGGGCTTGGACTGCTTTGGCCATGGCAAGGTAGGTTTTCCCTGTCCCGGCCGGACCGATGCCAAACACCACGGTGTTACGGTCGATGGCATCGACATAGGCTTNTTGATTCGCCGTTTTGGGCCGAATAGTCCTGCCACGGCTGGAGAGGATGTCATAGCTGAGGATCTCCACCACAGAGGAATCGGGCCGAGTTTTGAGCATGGCCACCAATTGCTCCCAGACACTGGCACTCATGGGGCTATTGTGCGCCGCCATTGAGCGCGCCTCTTCCATCAGATGCATAATCCGCGGTACTACACCTTCGGGGCCAGTGATGGTCAGGACATTGCCACGGGCGAGGAAACTCANCCCGGGGTACAGATTTTCAACAATCCGCAGTCCCTCATCCTCTGCACCGAGTGTGGCAACCATTTGCTCGGCGGAGTGAAAACTCACTACTTCGGTGCGCGTTCCATCGACGGAGTGTGGGAAGTGCCGCCCTGGTCCCTGGTCGGGATAGGAATCGTGGCTATGCGCTGTTGTCTCTGCCATAAGTGCGGCCGTGCCGGCCTGAAATCTCTCCTCGTGTTTTCCAGTGCCAGGCACCGGAAGTGTTCATACTGCACCTTGCTCTTGATTCTAGTGCACTGCCCCGTGCCCGCGCACAGGTCTTGGTTATGCTGTGGGCGCAGATTGGGTCCACATTGGAAGACAAGTGTTTCGATACGGTTTCAGTTCTTTCCATGAGGCCCTTTCCAAGCCATCTGCGCACCCGGCTATGCCAAGCTAGTGTCAGTTCAAAGTCTTGTGGGGAAGCTTGGAACTTTCTGCCGGTGGTGGCGCTTTACATTAACGCTATTGGCTTCCTCCCACATGATTAGCGAGAGCATTTTCCCATGTCTGCCTTCTTCCCCGCATCTACAAGACGCCTTTGTGCCTCTTCTGATACGGCCTGCCGTGCACGCCGCACTTTGGCGCGGATGCGAATGGTAGACAAGATTGCCATCATTGGGCTTTCGCTGTCCCTTGCCTTGGTGGGCTGCACTTCCACGGAATTGGACAAGCACGATCTAACGATGCCCACAACCAACGCCACAACGGATCTCGGTCTGGTGACAAGTGCACCGTTGGAAACCGCCACGGCTACGCAGACCCTGCCGGTGTATTGGCTTGGTCACAGCAATAACGACGTTTTTCTATACCGTGAGTTNTTCCCCACCAAATCCACCGATGACCCCATAGTGGGCGCCTTGCGAGCCATGATGAGTACCAACCCTGCTGACCCGGACTATTTCTCGCTCTGGAACAGTCCGGCAAGACTTGGCGCATCGATCTCCGCCAAGAATGTCATCACAATTGATATCTCGGCTGACGCCTTTGGCCAAAAAGTGGACAAGGGCCTGGCAGAACGTTCAATTTCTCAGCTGGTGTACACGGCCACTGCCGCGGCGGCCATGGCGGGGCTGGTGGATACAACAACGTCTATCCAAGTTTCAGTGCTTGTGGACGGGCATACGGGCTACAACGCTTTTGGTCACGTNACCCTTGAGAAGCCGCTGACCCGCAACGCGGACTTTGTGGCACCTGTGTGGATTATTGACCCCGCCAACGGCTCAACCTATAAGAGTCTGCCTCTCAAGGTTGCGGGCCANGGGGTCTCGCCCACCGGAAAGCTGACATGGTCCTTATCCCATGTCATTGACGGCACAGTGGGTGGGCAGTACTCAAATGGAACGGTGGCCATTCCACAAGGGCCTAATGAATTGGGTCAGTTCAGCATCAACCTGGTGCCNCCTCTGGGCAGCTACGAGCTCTCTGTCTACATCGAGGATCCCAAGCGACCCGGGGTAAAGCAGGGCATTGACACGAAACTTCTCACCATCAGCGCCCCGTCCATCAAATAGTCCCCACGCGCCCGAGGGTTCCCTGGCCGAAGAATGAGGTTAGGAGGGCTGAGCCCACGCGCCCGAGGGTTCCCTGGCCGAAGAATGAGGTTAGGAGGGCTGGGCCCACGCGCCCGAGGGTTCCCTGGCCGAAGAATGAGGTTAGGGAGGGTGTGGGGACTACCAGCGGCCCAGCTCTTGGCTGAGAACAACGACGGCGGCAGGTCCGGCGGTTGACGCGCGCAGCACATGAGGACCCAAGAGTGCCGTCCGGGCACCGGCATCCACAAATGCGTGAACTTCCGCCATGCTCATGCCGCCTTCTGGGCCAACGATCATGACCACCTGAAGAGGACGCCCATCCAGAGGCGCTCCCGCATCTGCATTCCCACCAGGTTGCTGCTTGGCGTGCCAGGCACGGGCAACCGCGGCCACAGAATCGGTGGCGTCCTCATGCAGGATCAGGGCAAGGTCTGCTGCCGCAATGCGATCGCAGAGGGCCGCTGTCCCAACCAATGAGCCAACCTGCGGTATTGTGGCTCGCCGTGCCTGTTTGGCCGCGGCGCTCACCACTTGGCGCCACTTTTCCGGGCCCTTAACGGCCTTCTCCATCTTCCAACGAACAATTGAACGTTCAGCTTGCCAGGGCACCACTGCATCAATACCGAGTTCCGTGGCCATTTCAATAGCCAATTCGTCCCTGTCACCTTTAGCGAGGGCTTGGACCAGGGTGAATTCAATGCTCTGGACCGTTTCCGGGCGCACCTTCTGAACTTGAACGCTCAAGCTGCCCTTTTCAACTGCTGTGACGGTGCACACTAAACGCAACCCTGCGCCGTCGCANNCATCAACCGGCTCACCAAGAGTGAGCCGCTTGACGGTGGTGGCATGACGGCCTTCAGCCCCATCCAGTAAATACCTAGAACCCGGGACTAGACCGGCAAGCTGCTGGGGCGTGGCGTAGAAGACAGGGTTACTCATGGCCGCTTAGAGGTTGCCGAATTTATCGCGAAGCCTGGCAAACATGCCTCCGCTTGTCACCAGTTTGCCCTCGGTGTATGTTTCACCGCGCAGCGCCGCCAGCTGCTTCAGGAGTTCTTCCTGGGCAGCGTCAGGCTTGGTTGGTGTCTCAACATGCACGTGGACTTTCAAGTCTCCTCGGCCAAATCCACGCAGGTGGGTTACTCCTAGGCTGCGCAGGTTGATCACTTCACCGGCCTGGGTGCCGGGCTTGATGCTGATGGGCTGCTCACCGTCGTATGTTTCAAAGGTGAGCTCGGTGCCCAACGCCGCAGCAGTCATCGGCACACTGAGCGTGGCGTGCAGATCATCACCCTCTCGCAAGAACGCAGGATCGTTGTTGACCTTCATCTCTACATACAGATCCCCTGCAGGTCCGCCAGCTGGGCCAGCCTCGCCCTGTCCACCAAGCTGGATACGCGTTCCGGTACTCACACCGGCAGGGACCTTGATGGTGAGACTGCGTCGGTTGCGGATGCGTCCATCACCCATGCATTCGTTACAGGGGTCAATGATCATGGTGCCGAAACCCTGGCAGGAATTACATGTTGCCAACGTCATAACGTTGCCAAGGATGGATCGCATGGGGCGTTGAATCTGGCCGCTGCCATGGCAGATGTCACACGTGGTGGGCGAGGTTCCTGCACGGCAGCAGCTGCCCTCACACGTGGGACAGGTGATGGCGGTGTCGATTTCAAGTTTCTTGTTCACACCAAAGACGGCCTCCCGCAGTTCAACGCGGACAGTGATGAGCGCATCCTGGCCGCGGCGCATACGTGAGGCCGGGCCGCGCCCTCCACCGCCGCCACCAGCTCCGCCAAAGAACGTCTCAAAGATGTCCTGAANACCAAACCNCTGGCCGTCAAAGTTCCCTGCACCATTGTCATTGCCGTTTTCATTACCAGTGGTGTCATAGACACGGCGTTNTTGCGGGTCGGAGAGAACCTCGTACGCGTGGGTCACTGATTTGAAACGATCCTGGGCATCCGGTGCGTCATTAACGTCAGGGTGCAGCTTGCGTGCAAGCTTCCGGTAGGCCTTCTTGATTTCCTCGGCTGTAGCGTCGCGGGAGACGCCCAATGCGTCGTAGTGATTACTCAAAATGTTGCTCTCTTTACGTGGAAACGGTGGCCGATTAGCCGGCCAAAATTCTAGACAGGTACTGCGCCACTGCGCGCACACTGGACATGGTGTTGGGGTAATCCATCCGAGTTGGGCCGACAATGCCCAACTTGGCGCTTTCTCCAGGGCCGTAGCTGCTGGCCACAACTGACGCCTCGGCAAGGGAATCGTGCGGGTTTTCCCGTCCTATGACTACCGCCATACCCAAGGAGTCTTGGGCCATGGCTTCTAGCAGGCGCAGTAACACAACTTGCTCCTCCAAAGCGTCAAGGACCGGCCCAATACTGAGCGGGAAGTCATTGTTGGACCGGGCAAGGTTAGCAGTGCCAGCCATAACGATTCTGTCTTCACGGGCATTGCGGGCCAACAGGGCCAGTCCCTGGGCAAGCCGGGTGGCCGGCCCCTGTTCGGCGGGCTGGAGATTCAGCGGTATTTTAACGACGGCATCAGGTAGCTTGGCAACAGGCAACCCGTTTAGGCTGGCCAGGAAAACGTGGCGTAGCCCGGACAGTGCACCTTCGTCCAGGGAGGCACCGAGATCGATCACACATTGTTCAACCTTGCCCGAGGCTAGGATCAGCACAACGAGCACCTGACGCGCCGCCAATGAGACAAACTCAAGGTGGCGCACCGTGGCGGCCCCTGAGCGGGNGTATTGCACCACGGCAACTTGGTTGGTCAAGTGCGCTAAGGCCCGCACCGTACGTTCAAGGACGTCATCGAGGTCAGTGGATCCCTCAAGCAGCACGGAGATGGCACGGCGTTCCGCGGCGGAGAGCGGCTTCACTACAGAGAGTTGGTCAACAAAGACTCTGTAGCCCTTGTCTGTAGGAATCCGCCCTGAGCTGGTGTGTGGGGCGGTGATCAAACCCTCTTCCTCAAGCGCAGCCATGTCGTTACGGATGGTGGCGCTTGAGACACCCAGGTGATGCCGTTCAACAAGGGCTTTGGAGCCTACGGGTTCACGCGTATGCACATAGTCTTCAACAATGGCCCGAAGGACTTCCAACTTCCGTGGTTCACTCATGCCCGGCACCTCCTGTCAACGGCACTGATTTCTTCATATTCCTCGGCTCCGGGCTCACATGCCGCCCGTTGGCACTCTACCTAGTCAAGTGCTAAGTCTAATACTTTTCTTCGCCGCACCCACGGCTGCAGTTTCAGCCGATGCACCCTGGATGCACTTGCACCAGTTAGCATGGGTTTTCACCCTGCAACGTTCGCCATGAGCGTTGCTTTGAGCACCGAGAGTCAGGTTTTTAGTGCAATACAACCAGTGGGGTCCCCAAGACCTTAGTGCCCCGGCTGCGCGCACCCTGCCCAAGGTAGAGGCCCGTTCAGGACTTGTTCTAGAAGACGTCCAAACTGGCTGGGTGGGGGCGGTGGTCCGCCTCGAGAAGTCTGGCGGCATGCACATTGTGGAACTTGCCGACAGGCGAGAGAAGATCCGTGCTTTTCCGCTGGGTTTTGGTTTCCTCCTCGAAGGCGAACCCGTTGAACTGATTGCNCCTGTCAGCACTGCNGGTGAAGAAAATCTACGGACCGCTTCGGGTTCGGTGAAAATTGCTGATACCCGGGCCAAGGTGGCAAAGGCCAGCCGAATCTGGGTTGAAGGCAAGCACGACGCCGAACTCGTCGAGAAAGTTTGNGGGGACGACTTGCGGGTTGAGGGCATTGTGGTGGAACCGCTTCGCGGCATTGACGACCTCACCGGCGCGGTGGCCGCCTTCGCCCCAGGCCCCAACCGCCGGCTGGGCATTTTGGTGGACCATTTGGTGCCCGGCTCGAAGGAAACACGCATTGTGGCGGATCTCATNGAAAGGCCAGGGCTAAGCCGGAACGTCTTGGTGGTGGGCCACCCTTATGTTGACGTGTGGCAGGCTATCAAACCCTCAACTTTAGGCATCCCGGCCTGGCCAACCGTGCCGCGAACAATGGAGTGGAAGCAAGGAATCCTCAAAGCGTTCAACTGGCCGCACAGCACGGCTGAAGATATTGGACTTGGCTGGCAGCGACTGCTTTCGCGGGTGAACTCCTACTCAGATTTGGAGCCATCACTGTTGGGTCGTGTGGAAGAGGTCATCGATTTCCTCACAGCACCCGTATCCTAGAGTCCGAGGCAGGTTTCACTCCGGCCCGCAGTTTCGCTTGTTGAAAGGCTTATCATTGTGAGTCACCCGGTAAATCAGATGAATGATGCNCCCAAACCGCCGCTGACNCCCTCCGAGGATAAGCAGTGGGCATTCGTCTCTCATTGCGGCGGCATCCTTGGCTGCATCCCGTCACTGTTGATCTATAAACTCCTGGCNCCCCGTGGCCGGTTTACCGCCCAGGAATCCTTTGAGGCACTGAATTTCACCTTGCCGCCAACAGTTATCGCAGTGGCGTTGAATTTGCTAGCGATCATCTTCACACTGTTCAACCCGGCTATTGGGACAGTCTTTTCNATGCTCGCCTTGCTGGTGTGGGCTTTCTTGACTGTTTTCTCAGTCATCGCAGCCGTGCGTGTCAACCGTGGTCAGCCATACCGCTATGCCCTGAACCTGCGGATGCTAAAGTAACGCTGTTGCGCTGCGCACAGCAGCGCACTTAGGGCAGCAGCGCACTTAGGGCAGCAGTGCCCGGGTCACAGCGTCACCTAACAGTCTGCCCTTGAGGGTCAGAACCAGTGTCCCGGCAAACGCCTTGAACGGATCGATGAGTTCCTGCGCAATGAGACCCGCCACAGCCTTGCGTGCCTCCGGGCCCAAGGTCTCTATCGCTAGGCCTTCCGAGAGCCTTGAGACCAACATGATCCGTTCAAGCTCGCGAGTGTCGCCATCAAGGGTTTCCCGGCCAGCAGCAGGTGATTGGCCGGCATCGAGCCTATTGGCATAGGCGGTGGGGTGCTTGACGTTCCACCAGCGCACACCACCCATATGCGAATGCGCGCCAGGGCCGATCCCNCACCAGTCATCCCCGCGCCAATACGCTAGGTTGTGCGCGCAGGCGTCGTCGGGAGTCCTGGACCAATTGCTGACCTCATACCAGGACAGACCCGCTTCCTGAAACAGTGCGTCGGCGAGCTCATACTTCACGGCGTGGTCGTCGTCGTCAATGTTCGGTACCTGACCGCGGCGAATCTGGGCCGCCAGCTTGGTGCCTTCTTCAACAATGAGGGAGTAGGCCGAGATATGGTCAGGAGCATAACTCAGGGCTGTTCGCACGGACGTTTCCCAGTCAGCCACCGACTCNCCCGGAGTGCCGTAGATCAAGTCGACGCTCACGTTCAGGCCTACCTCACGCGCCCAGGCAACTGCCTGCGGTACACGTTCGGGCCGGTGTGTGCGGTCAAGTACTTTCAAGACGTGTGGCACCGCCGACTGCATGCCAAANGATACCCGAGTGAATCCGCCGTCGAACAGTTCCTGCAAAGACTCCTTGGTCACCGAATCCGGGTTGGCCTCAGTGGTGACCTCGGCGCCGTCTTCAAGCCCCCATAGTTCGACGGCGGCACCCAAGACTCTGGTGAGGTCACTGGCGGGCAGAAGGGTGGGAGTGCCACCACCGAAGAACACCGTACTCAGCTTTCGCGCAGGCATCCCGGAAGCGACCATGGCCCGTGCGGCGAACTGAACTTCGCGCACAGCAGTTTCGGCATACGCGTCCTGAGAGGCACCGCCGCCGAGTTCGGTGGCCGTGTAGGTGTTGAAGTCGCAGTAGCCGCACCGCACGGCGCAAAACGGAATGTGCGCGTACAGACTGAACTTGCGCTCCTGTGCGCCGACGGCAGCTTGCGCGGGCAAGATGCCGTCGGCCGGAGCCGGGTCCCCGAGGGGTAAAACGCTGGGAGTCACTTCTTTGACTTGTCCTTGGGTGCTTCAGCGGTGGTCAGCGCGGCAATGAACGCTTCTTGGGGAACCTCTACACGGCCCACCATCTTCATGCGTTTCTTGCCTTCCTTCTGCTTTTCAAGCAGTTTGCGCTTACGGGAGATGTCACCGCCATAACATTTTGCCAAGACGTCCTTACGGATGGCCCGGATGCTCTCGCGAGCAATGATCCGCGCACCAATGGCAGCCTGGATGGGCACCTCGAACTGCTGGCGAGGGATGAGCTCACGCAGCTTTCCTGTCATCATGACACCGTAGGCGTACGCCTTGTCACGGTGGGTGATGGCGCTGAAAGCGTCAACCTGCTCGCCCTGCAAAAGAATGTCAACCTTGACTAGGTCTGCGGCCTGATCGCCGTCAGCCTTCCAGTCCAGAGAGCCGTAACCACGGGTCTTGGACTTCAAAATATCGAAGAAGTCAAACACAATTTCAGCCAACGGAAGACGGTAGCGGATTTCCACGCGGTCTTCGGANNGGTAATCCATCCCGCCAAGGATGCCACGGCGGGTTTGGCACAGTTCCATGATGGCACCCACAAACTCCGTGGGCGCTAAAATGGTGGCCGCAACCATGGGTTCGCGCACCTCAGCAATTTTCCCGGAAGGGTATTCGCTGGGGTTTGTCACGTGGACAATCCGCTTGTCTTCCAAAGTGACCTCGTACTCCACGTTCGGGGCCGTGGAGATCAAGTCAAGGTTATGTTCGCGCTCAAGACGCTCACGAGTGATTTCCAGGTGCAACAGACCCAAGAATCCAACTCGGAACCCAAAGCCAAGAGCCGCCGAAGTTTCCGGCTCGTAGATGAGGGCTGCGTCATTGAGCATGAGCTNTTCGAGGGCGTCGCGCAGGACCGGGTAATCCGTACCATCCATTGGGTACAGGCCTGAGAACACCATGGGCTTGGCGTCCTGGTAGCCGGGCAGTGACACGGAGGCAGGTTTATGGAAGGTGGTGACGGTGTCACCCACCTTTGACAGGCGTACATCCTTCACGCCAGTAATCAGGTACCCCACTTCGCCAACACCAAGACCCTTGGATGGTTTGGGCTCCGGAGAGCTGACACCGATCTCCAAGAGTTCGTGCGTGGCACGTGTTGACATCATCTGGATTTNTTCGCGCGGGCTCAGACTGCCGTCAATCACACGGACATACGTGACCACGCCACGGTAGGTGTCGTAGACGGAATCGAAGATCATGGCACGGGCCGGCGCATTGGGATCACCCTTGGNGGCTGGCAGGTCGCGGACAATCAGGTCCAGCAGCTCTTCGACGCCGGCTCCTGTCTTTCCGGAGACCATCAGTACGTCTTCTGGTTTGCCACCAATCAGGTTGGCCAGCTCGGCGGCATACTTTTCAGGCTGTGCCGCCGGAAGGTCAATCTTGTTCAGCACCGGAATGATAGTGAGGTTGTTCTCCATGGCCAGGTACAGGTTTGCCAGTGTCTGGGCCTCAATACCCTGCGCTGCATCAACGAGCAAGATGGCACCTTCACAGGCAGCCAGCGAACGCGAGACTTCATAGGTGAAGTCAACGTGGCCCGGGGTGTCAATCATGTTCAAGCAGTAAGCAGTTCCATCCACTTCCCACGGGATACGTACAGCCTGAGACTTGATGGTGATGCCACGTTCGCGCTCAATGTCCATCCGGTCAAGATATTGCGCTTTCATGTCACGCTGCTGAACCACTCCGGTGAGCTGGAGCATCCGATCGGCCAAGGTTGATTTACCGTGGTCAATGTGCGCGATGATGCAGAAGTTCCTGATGATCGCCGGATCGGTCGCGGCGGGCACCGGGGCAGTGCGGGCCATGGGTGACACTAGGGTTCCTTACTGTTGAATGAGCGCAGGGATAGCGGTTGATTCACCGAACCGTGCAGGAGTTGTGCCCGCACG from Arthrobacter polaris encodes:
- a CDS encoding DUF4870 domain-containing protein, whose translation is MNDAPKPPLTPSEDKQWAFVSHCGGILGCIPSLLIYKLLAPRGRFTAQESFEALNFTLPPTVIAVALNLLAIIFTLFNPAIGTVFSMLALLVWAFLTVFSVIAAVRVNRGQPYRYALNLRMLK
- the lepA gene encoding translation elongation factor 4; its protein translation is MSPMARTAPVPAATDPAIIRNFCIIAHIDHGKSTLADRMLQLTGVVQQRDMKAQYLDRMDIERERGITIKSQAVRIPWEVDGTAYCLNMIDTPGHVDFTYEVSRSLAACEGAILLVDAAQGIEAQTLANLYLAMENNLTIIPVLNKIDLPAAQPEKYAAELANLIGGKPEDVLMVSGKTGAGVEELLDLIVRDLPAXKGDPNAPARAMIFDSVYDTYRGVVTYVRVIDGSLSPREXIQMMSTRATHELLEIGVSSPEPKPSKGLGVGEVGYLITGVKDVRLSKVGDTVTTFHKPASVSLPGYQDAKPMVFSGLYPMDGTDYPVLRDALEXLMLNDAALIYEPETSAALGFGFRVGFLGLLHLEITRERLEREHNLDLISTAPNVEYEVTLEDKRIVHVTNPSEYPSGKIAEVREPMVAATILAPTEFVGAIMELCQTRRGILGGMDYXSEDRVEIRYRLPLAEIVFDFFDILKSKTRGYGSLDWKADGDQAADLVKVDILLQGEQVDAFSAITHRDKAYAYGVMMTGKLRELIPRQQFEVPIQAAIGARIIARESIRAIRKDVLAKCYGGDISRKRKLLEKQKEGKKRMKMVGRVEVPQEAFIAALTTAEAPKDKSKK
- the hemW gene encoding radical SAM family heme chaperone HemW translates to MTPSVLPLGDPAPADGILPAQAAVGAQERKFSLYAHIPFCAVRCGYCDFNTYTATELGGGASQDAYAETAVREVQFAARAMVASGMPARKLSTVFFGGGTPTLLPASDLTRVLGAAVELWGLEDGAEVTTEANPDSVTKESLQELFDGGFTRVSFGMQSAVPHVLKVLDRTHRPERVPQAVAWAREVGLNVSVDLIYGTPGESVADWETSVRTALSYAPDHISAYSLIVEEGTKLAAQIRRGQVPNIDDDDHAVKYELADALFQEAGLSWYEVSNWSRTPDDACAHNLAYWRGDDWXGIGPGAHSHMGGVRWWNVKHPTAYANRLDAGQSPAAGRETLDGDTRELERIMLVSRLSEGLAIETLGPEARKAVAGLIAQELIDPFKAFAGTLVLTLKGRLLGDAVTRALLP
- a CDS encoding DUF3097 domain-containing protein encodes the protein MQYNQWGPQDLSAPAARTLPKVEARSGLVLEDVQTGWVGAVVRLEKSGGMHIVELADRREKIRAFPLGFGFLLEGEPVELIAPVSTAGEENLRTASGSVKIADTRAKVAKASRIWVEGKHDAELVEKVXGDDLRVEGIVVEPLRGIDDLTGAVAAFAPGPNRRLGILVDHLVPGSKETRIVADLXERPGLSRNVLVVGHPYVDVWQAIKPSTLGIPAWPTVPRTMEWKQGILKAFNWPHSTAEDIGLGWQRLLSRVNSYSDLEPSLLGRVEEVIDFLTAPVS
- the hrcA gene encoding heat-inducible transcriptional repressor HrcA, with protein sequence MSEPRKLEVLRAIVEDYVHTREPVGSKALVERHHLGVSSATIRNDMAALEEEGLITAPHTSSGRIPTDKGYRVFVDQLSVVKPLSAAERRAISVLLEGSTDLDDVLERTVRALAHLTNQVAVVQYXRSGAATVRHLEFVSLAARQVLVVLILASGKVEQCVIDLGASLDEGALSGLRHVFLASLNGLPVAKLPDAVVKIPLNLQPAEQGPATRLAQGLALLARNAREDRIVMAGTANLARSNNDFPLSIGPVLDALEEQVVLLRLLEAMAQDSLGMAVVIGRENPHDSLAEASVVASSYGPGESAKLGIVGPTRMDYPNTMSSVRAVAQYLSRILAG